Proteins encoded together in one Thermoanaerobaculia bacterium window:
- a CDS encoding prolyl oligopeptidase family serine peptidase, which yields MKLFALFLIAFAAAAAGAALTYPKAPTSNAVDDYHGTKVADPYRPLEDPDAPGTRQWIDAENRLTRSYLDAIPERKEIEKRLTELWNYERYSPPAKSGGRYFFTRNDGLQNQSPLYVLDRLDGQPRVLLDPNTLSKDGTVSLAGYAVSNDGKLLAYGTASGGSDWNEWHVRDVDTGKDRPDDLKWIKFSGASWTHDDSGFYYSRYDEPAKGKELQAIVKNQKLFFHRLGTPQSEDALIYARPDKPDWFFSGNVTDDGRWLIVTSGEGTSPKTRVYYRDLARPSSDFVKLFDRYDAKYQFIDDVGTTFYFLTDKDAPRGRVVAVDVASAASEPALVDVVPQGDAAIEGVSLVGDRLVVDYLQDASNRVKLFARDGKFEKEIPLPALGTVGGFSGKRTDRETFYSFVSFAFPVRIYRYDFDSARSTVFREPKAPFRPEDFDAKEVFYPSKDGTKIPMFLVGKKGTLTPSGERPTLLYGYGGFDLAQTPIYAARVMTWIERGGLYALACIRGGSEYGEAWHEAGMLGNKQNVFDDFAWAAKWLIAEKYTNSNHLAIHGRSNGGLLVGATVNQHPELFGAAIAQAGVMDMLRYQKFTIGWAWASDYGSSDKPDEFKWLYAYSPVHNVRKGTKYPAVLVLTADHDDRVVPGHSFKYAAAMQAAQAGAAPILIRIETRAGHGGGGDLGSETSVTKQIEESTDILAFLWKNVGERAEKPRK from the coding sequence ATGAAGCTTTTCGCTCTTTTTCTGATCGCTTTCGCCGCCGCGGCGGCGGGCGCCGCCCTCACCTATCCGAAGGCCCCGACCTCGAACGCGGTCGACGACTACCACGGGACGAAGGTGGCGGATCCGTACCGCCCCCTCGAAGACCCGGATGCCCCCGGGACTCGCCAGTGGATCGACGCGGAGAACCGGCTCACCCGCTCGTATCTCGACGCGATCCCCGAACGGAAAGAGATCGAGAAGCGCCTGACCGAGCTCTGGAACTACGAGCGGTATTCGCCTCCGGCGAAGTCCGGCGGGCGGTACTTCTTCACCCGGAACGACGGCCTTCAGAACCAGTCTCCGCTCTACGTTCTGGACCGCCTCGACGGCCAGCCGCGCGTGCTGCTGGACCCGAACACGCTGTCGAAGGACGGCACCGTCTCGCTGGCGGGCTATGCCGTCTCGAACGACGGGAAGCTCCTCGCCTACGGCACGGCGTCCGGGGGCTCGGACTGGAACGAATGGCACGTGCGCGACGTCGACACCGGGAAAGACCGTCCCGATGACCTGAAATGGATCAAGTTCTCGGGCGCGTCGTGGACGCACGACGACTCCGGCTTCTACTACTCGCGCTACGACGAGCCCGCCAAGGGAAAGGAGCTCCAGGCGATCGTCAAGAACCAGAAGCTCTTCTTCCACCGGCTCGGGACCCCGCAATCCGAAGACGCGCTGATCTACGCCCGCCCCGACAAGCCCGACTGGTTCTTCTCGGGCAACGTCACCGACGACGGGCGATGGCTGATCGTGACCAGCGGCGAGGGAACGAGCCCGAAGACCCGCGTCTACTACCGGGACCTCGCGCGGCCCTCGAGCGACTTCGTGAAGCTCTTCGACCGCTACGACGCGAAGTACCAGTTCATCGACGACGTCGGGACGACGTTCTACTTCCTCACGGACAAGGACGCGCCCCGCGGACGGGTCGTCGCCGTGGACGTCGCGTCGGCGGCGTCGGAGCCGGCGCTCGTCGACGTCGTCCCGCAGGGGGACGCGGCGATCGAAGGCGTCTCGCTCGTCGGCGACCGACTCGTCGTCGACTACCTGCAGGACGCGTCGAACCGCGTGAAGCTCTTCGCCCGCGACGGGAAATTCGAAAAGGAGATCCCGTTGCCGGCGCTCGGGACCGTCGGTGGCTTCTCCGGAAAGCGCACGGATCGCGAGACGTTCTACTCGTTCGTTTCGTTCGCCTTCCCCGTCCGCATCTATCGCTACGACTTCGACTCGGCACGGAGCACGGTCTTTCGCGAGCCGAAGGCGCCCTTCCGGCCGGAGGACTTCGATGCGAAGGAGGTCTTCTATCCGTCGAAGGACGGAACGAAGATCCCGATGTTTCTCGTCGGCAAGAAGGGGACGCTGACCCCTTCCGGCGAGCGGCCGACGCTCCTCTACGGCTACGGCGGCTTCGACCTCGCGCAGACGCCGATCTACGCCGCCCGCGTGATGACGTGGATCGAGCGGGGAGGTCTCTACGCGCTCGCCTGCATCCGCGGGGGCTCGGAATACGGCGAGGCGTGGCACGAGGCCGGGATGCTCGGGAACAAGCAGAACGTTTTCGACGACTTCGCGTGGGCGGCGAAGTGGCTGATCGCGGAGAAATACACGAATTCGAACCACCTCGCCATCCACGGCCGGAGCAACGGCGGGCTCCTGGTCGGAGCGACCGTCAACCAGCATCCGGAGCTCTTCGGGGCCGCGATCGCCCAGGCCGGCGTCATGGACATGCTCCGCTACCAGAAGTTCACGATCGGCTGGGCTTGGGCGTCGGACTACGGCTCGTCGGACAAGCCGGACGAGTTCAAGTGGTTGTACGCCTATTCGCCCGTTCACAACGTCAGGAAGGGAACGAAGTATCCGGCGGTGCTGGTCCTCACGGCCGACCATGACGACCGCGTCGTTCCGGGCCACTCCTTCAAGTACGCGGCGGCGATGCAGGCGGCGCAGGCCGGGGCGGCGCCGATCCTGATCCGGATCGAGACGCGGGCAGGTCACGGCGGCGGCGGGGACCTCGGAAGCGAGACTTCCGTCACGAAGCAGATCGAGGAATCGACCGACATTCTGGCGTTCCTCTGGAAGAACGTGGGAGAGAGAGCCGAAAAGCCGCGAAAGTGA
- a CDS encoding GNAT family N-acetyltransferase, whose amino-acid sequence MTGEPSAPFPLEISTDPSRFDLDVVHGYLARSYWAEGVPREIVERAVRGSLGFAAFEGGRQIGFARVITDRATFAYLADVFVLEDFRGRGVATRIMEAIVSHPDLQGLRRWMLVTRDAHPLYEKFGFRPLAAPERHMEIARPDIYSR is encoded by the coding sequence ATGACGGGCGAACCGTCGGCGCCCTTCCCGCTCGAGATCTCGACCGACCCTTCCCGCTTCGACCTCGACGTCGTCCACGGCTATCTCGCCCGGTCCTACTGGGCCGAAGGCGTTCCCCGCGAAATCGTCGAGCGGGCGGTTCGCGGCTCTCTCGGATTCGCCGCTTTCGAAGGGGGGCGGCAGATCGGTTTCGCCCGCGTCATCACCGACCGCGCCACGTTCGCCTATCTCGCCGACGTCTTCGTGCTCGAGGACTTCCGCGGCCGCGGCGTCGCGACGCGGATCATGGAGGCGATCGTCTCCCACCCGGACCTCCAGGGTCTCCGGCGGTGGATGCTCGTCACCCGCGACGCCCATCCCCTCTACGAAAAGTTCGGGTTCCGGCCGCTCGCCGCACCGGAGCGGCACATGGAGATCGCGCGGCCGGACATCTACTCGCGCTGA